The segment TCCTATCTGGATATTCCAGTCAGGCAGCAGTTCCTCAAGCTGAGCGGTCAGCTGCGACTTCAGCAGTTCATCTGAACGCATCCAGAACCACATTGCCGAACCGCCGACTGTCGTTAACAGCAGCAGAATGCAGATGAAGTACCAGCGTATTGATTTCCCGATACGAGCCATTAGATTCCAAATTCATCCGTGAGTCTGGGGGGACACCAAAGGCAGCGGGTGTCCAAAGACGGAAGCGAAGATCAAAACAAAACCGGGTTGCAGATCGATTCTTTAACAACATCCTGCTGTTAACCAGGCGAAAAATAGCCGGATTGCATTTTCGTGACCTAAGTCAGTTTACTCAACCCCATTTCTCATGAAAACAGGCTTTATTTCGCATTCATCCTGACGGCACCTTGCTCATCTATCTCTCTATTATTTCTCGACTTAGACAAAAACAGAGCCGCCAGAATCAATAAAGGATACTCAGCCGGAAGTCGATATCTGAGAGAACCGACAAAGAGCATGTGAATTACGGCAAAATAAATAAGCGGCGTCAAAGTGTAAAACAGAAGGTCACTGCGGTTACGAAATCGCCAGATTGCCAGAAGAACGACTAGATACAGGATCGTATTCAAACCGCCGATCCCCCAAGCGATCAAAGGCGAGGACACTTCCTCTGCAACAGGCCAAGGTCGCCAGAAGCGGACTGCTTTGAGACCGGCCAGTTCAAACGACCGCCACGGATTTTTACGGGCAAACTGCCACGCACGCTGACGGTATTCCTGATCGACTTCGTATTCGGACATCGTCGCAGGAAGATTGTCCGTCTCAAAGAAAGTCATGTCACTCGCACCCGTGGCGTTTGGATTGAAGCCATCGTATAGGCTGGGACCGCTCCATAATGAAGTCACGACGAACTGCCCGCTTACCTGGTAGTTTCGGTAGACCCAGGGCGAAAGCGTCAGTGCCATCCCGATGAGAATAAGGAGTAGATTACGTCCCACAATCGTTTTTCTTTGTTGAACAAACAATTGATATACGGCCCAGATTAATGGAAACAATATCCAGACCGGCCGCATGTAGGTTGCAACAGCCGCGAGTACGCCCGCCATCACGGGGAAAAGGGAGGAGTCGGGGTGTGCCTGTATCCGTTGCAGACTCCAGAGACTGGCCAACAGTGAGGCCGCGAAGCAGGTTTCACTCAGGATCACCACACTGAAACCAGCCATCACAGGATGCAGTGCCACCAGCCATGCCGCCAGGATCGCTGTTTTTCCATCCGCCAATTCCAGAGCGAGGCGATAACAGAGATAAACGGCAAGTACCCCAAACAAGGCCAGCCAGATCCGCGCCGCCAGAAAAGATCCCTCGAATAGTTTGATTGGTATCGTCAACACAACGGGAAAGCCAGGCATCCGTAGAATCTGACGCGGAGGATCGTAAATTTCATAAGGTTCGCCAGCGGCAATGTTCGACGCCAGTTCCCAGTAACCAGCGGCGTCACCCGCAATCAGGAACGACCGGTCGGGAGTCTGGTCAAGATAGATCTGCAGCCCAAGAGCCAGCACCAACCGCACGCTTAACGCGACCAGCAGGAGCACTCGTATTGAACTAAAACAATTCCGGGACCAGGCCTCCAACTCAGATTACTCCATCGAGAGAAAGACTATGCAATTAAAAGGGAGAGACTCAGTTGCTATCCTAACTTCCCGCTGACATAAGAACCAATCAGAAAGTATTGATTTACGCTTCACCCTATCCTTCCGCCATTGTCTTGGCTGGGGTTCTAACTGGCCTGCAAAACGAGTCACGGAAAAACCCCCTATGGATGTTATCGTCATTCCGTTGTTATAGAATGCACTTTCTGATTTATAGTTCTTAACCGCTCCTTTGCTGAAAGTCTCCCTCCCATGACTGAACCGCTGGTTTTCCTGAAAGGGGAAATGGTCCCTGCATCGCAGGCACATCTGAATATTTATGATCAGGGAATCGTTCTGGGCGCAACCGTAACGGAAATGATCCGCACGTTTCGCCATCAACCGTTCCGGCTGAAAGAACATATCGACCGGTTATTTCGTTCCATGAAATATATGGAATTCGACATTCAGCTTACCCGCGAAAATCTCGCAACCAGATTGACCGAATTAGTTCAGCATAACGCAGGACTGATTGAACAGGATGACGAACTTGGTCTGGTGATTTTTGTCACCCCTGGCGAAAACCTGATGTATGCCGGAAGCGCCGCCGCCGGTGTGAACATGGTGCCGACCTTGTGTGCACACACCTTCCCGCTCCCGTTTGAGTTCTGGGCTGAGAAAATGCAAACAGGCTCTCATCTGGTGATCAGTTCCACGCGGCACGTACCGCCGCAGTGCTATCACCCGAATATGAAATACCGAAGCCGTATGCACTACTATCTGGCGGACTTGGAAGCACGAAAAGTTGATCCTCAGGCAGCGGCCTTATTGCTCGATTTGAACGGAAATGTAACCGAAACGAGTGGGGCGAATTTCCTGATCGTGGAAGGAGGCACCATTGTCTCGCCTACTCTGACCAACACGTTACCGGGGGTCAGTCGACAAGTGGTGATTGAGTTAGCCGACGAGTTGGGCATTCCCTTCGAAGTTCGAGACTTCCAGTCATTTCAGGCGATCAACGCTGATGAAGCCATGACCACGACGACTCCGTACTGCGTCATGCCAGTAACCAGTATTAATAAACATGCCATTGGTTCGGGGAAACCGGGACCAATCGTTCAACAATTGCAGGAAGCTTGGAGCAAGAAAATCGGTTACGATCTATTCGCACAGATTCAGAATGGGGCAACCCGCCGGACTGCAGCACGAACTTGAAGTCGCAGGATTGTAGATTCAGGTATGAATACGATGACTGAATGGACGCTCTCGGCGACTTTAATCAGATTTAATGCTGCGTTTCGTATCTCGGCAATGAAAACAGGGATTGGAAACCGAATGTTTCCAATCCCTGTTTTTTAATTCAGATCTTCACCTGCAGATGATTACTCTTTCAACTGGAACTGAACCGCCAAGGCTCCATTTCCGACCGGCACCATGTACGATGCGGAAGTACCGAAGTACTTAGCGATGACTTCGAAATCGGGAAGGACGGTAAAATCGATATCGGGGATCAATGCACCGAGTTGGCCGGACTGAAAGTTTTCGTAGACCGGTTTAATTTGATCAGTAGGATCAGAAAAACCAATGATCGACGTTTGGGCTGGAAAATGCTCGGCCAGTTTCAGGTACTTATCACTCTGTACTAAGCTATCCGCTGCAGCGACACCGCGTACAACTTGCTCCAGCAGTTGTACTTCTGTGGTGAAGAAAAAGTAACCTTTGGCGACCGCCATCGCCACGGTGGGGGTAGAGGGATTTGGGTTTACAACTTCGTAAATCGTAGTGCCCTGGAATTCACGAGCTTCTCCGGGAAAACCCGGACTTTCGGCAACGCGAGTGAGGACGTCAGTCATACCTGCCTCGTCCTTCACTTCCGCACCCAACAACATCAGTCCCTGCATATCTTCAATTCCTCCCCCTTTTCCCGCTTGGGTAAAGAATTGAATATTGCCCGAAAGCTGATCGATCAAGTCCTTCTTGACGTGAATACCAGGGCCATCGGGCTGCTGTGCAAACCCTTCGATCATTTGCTCTGTTGCTCCAGGTCCCTGAAAGCTGTCAACGATCGTTACGATCGCATCGTAAGCAGACATGGAATCCCAATTGAAGGCTTGGAAAGAGACGACATCGGCAGGGACCCACTCCGCTGGCTTCTGCTCCGCTGCAGGAAACCGCATGACTTTCATAAGGCCACGAGGCTCGGAATCAAGATAGAATAAAGTGCGGCTGATCGACTCATAGTCACCGACCATGATATCTGAACAGTTACCGATTCCTTTCAGGCTCGTAATACCGAGAGGTTGCAGCATGGCCAACCCCATTTGCAACTGCATTCCCTGCGGGCCCGAAGCCATCGCGATTGACTGAGTGAGGGCGATCGGATCAATGAAGAAGTTGAATACTGACTCACCCGATTCGGGAAGACATTCCGTTTGGATCTGAGTGTAGACAGGGCTCGATTTGAATGAATCGTCTTCACGACCTTCCCAGCTGTCGAGAACATCTTTTATTCCGACGGTACTGTTCGATACTAAGAATGTTGTGTCTTTGATACAGAAGACAAGGTCTTGTTCGATAGGCACGTTAGGGTTGGCACCTTTGACTGCGATCACATTCAATGTCGCACCGGCGTACTCTTCTTCAACGACTTCCGAACCCTGTTCTTCAGAAGCGGAAAGTGCTTTCGCGATGAGTGCGTCAACTTTATCCCGGCTTTCACCAAATTCAATTGCCATCATTGCCGCGAATGGAGCTCCGCTTGGTTTGAAAAATGCAAAGGAGGCTTCACCTGACAGGATCGAGTAGAGATCATCCACGGTCATATTCAGCTCTTCAGCGAGAGCTTCATTGATCTTTTCAGTGATCTGCGTGCAAAACTCCTGAACTTGCTCTTCCTGTAAGAGTTGGTAGAACCGAGTCTGTTTGTATTTCTCCTGCATCACTTCGACGTTCGGCGCCGAAACGAAAAGGTATGTTTCAGCAGGTAATCGCTGATCGAGCGTAACAGTGTCCGCCGCCAGTACCGTCTGAGCACAGAGAAGCAGGACAGCGACGCTGCTCAGGAGTGCCTTTTTCAGAGAAGGGAATTCTCGGTATTTCATGTTCTTATCCATTCTGAGTAACGTAGATAGGTGTAAGCTGAAATCGTGACTTTAGGGATCGTCTTCCGTTAGAGATCATGTCAGTGCGAGTGATTCTCATTTTTATCCGCTGAAAGCGAACTTATGATGATAGCCACCCGGAACTCCATTCGTCCTGCAGTGCCGATTCTTTAATTAAACACAGTCGCGTCGGAAAACTATCTGGGAAGTTTGTCAAAGTTCGTCCGGACGGGTGGGTCGAGGTAGTGGTATCCGGTATTCGGATTTTTTTCATCAAATGCAAACGCATCATAATTATCGAGGAAGTGTTTCAGATACGCAACGGGAATCGCGAATCCGAGACCTTCACTCAGCTGAAGTTTCATATTAGTCACCCCTAAGACCTCACCCCGCTCATTAAAGAGGGGGCCTCCGGAGTTTCCAGGATTGATCTGAGCCGTTGTTTGAATAAAGACGATACCTTGAAAATTCCGGTTCCGGGTACTGACGATGCCCTGTGAAACAGAACGTTCCAATCCATGCGGGTTTCCAATCGCAAAGACATCATCCCCTTCCTGGTAGTCAGCCGACTCCGCCAGATAGACCGGGTGAAAAGGAATCCCCTTCTGTCGGGGAATCTGCAACAATGCCAGATCGAAATAGGGGTTCATCGCAATGATTTTGACGTCGTTGATACGATGTCGCGTGAACTCATTTCGTTCGTTCCGCTGAAAAAGGGTAACGGCAATGCGGGTTTCCTGCTCGACCACATGGTAGTTGGTGATGCAGTAACCATCGTCGTTGATAATAAAACCAGACCCCAGCCCACTGGGAGTTTCAATCAGGACGACCCCTTTGCCAAACTGTTCTACAAGTTCCTTCAATCCCTTGTCGGGTAAAGTAGCGGTCGAGTAGAGGCTCTTGCTCTCTGCCGGTCCTTTGACCTCTTCGATCTTCTCCCCCTCTTCAATCGGGCGACGAGTTTTGATCTCCTCAACGGGAATTTTCAGTACATCGACGCCGATATCAACATAAACCAGCGAGGTATCCGCTTTCAGGACGTCTCCCATAATTTTGTGACCCGATCGAAGTTCGATCACCTCGGCAGCGGATCCCGTAGCGGCCAGCTGCGAAAGAAACAGGAACAATATGCCTGCCAATGTGGTCAGCATTCGAACGAAGGAGACAGAAGACATTTTTAAACCGCTGTTTCTGTTTGAGTTAGAAAAGTAAATGAAATTATGGGGATGAAGTTTGTTGTTATTCGAATTATGTTGTGTGATTTTATGATGATTGAATAATTCTTATCCGTTGGGATAGGAATCATTCAAACCGATAATCGGCATGGCAATCGGCACAGTGCTTTTCGAGTCGATCCAGATTTGTTTGAAATGTGCCGAAGTCATTCGCTTGAATCGCGGACTGCATCCCTTTGGCCGTTGTGGTAAAACCAGCAGCCTCTTCATGATAACCCGCTTCCTCAGCGGAAGGATAGCCCGGAGAGGCAATGATTTTGCCCAGCATGGTAAGGATCGCCGTTTCCCGCAGGGCAGTTTTCTGTTCCGATTTCAGTTTGCCTTCGGAATCAATATTCTCCGCGAGCCAGTTAAACGCAGACTCCATACGGTACATAACTGCTCCGCGATCAACCCGATCACTGAAATTAACTTCTTGATTGACCTGATGATCAAGTGTGACCTGCTCACCGTTCAGTACGGAACGAATCTGCTGAAGCGGAACCTGTGCCGATGTAAAAGAGGCTCTGCCCGCCGTCTCCGATTGCTCTACCAATCGGGCACCACAATCCACCAGAATCAAAGCTTGCTCTTTCCAACGGAGTTCTTCCTGCAATTGAGATGCAACCAGAGCGACCGCTTTAAGTGCTTCCGACTCTTCAGCAATTTCATTACGCGTTCGATTGAAGCTACCGAGTTGATTTAAATACCCCCCCAGACTAATGGAGATTCGGGTCACTTCTTCTTCTAAAACTGAAGGAGAGACCAGCGAGTCCCAATCGGACGACGACGCACTTTCGTTGGGTTCATTAGTAGCACTGGTCATTGAAGGTGAAGAGCCTGCAGCGGGAGCACTCTTAGGATCAGAGTGTGGCGCTGCGGAATTCATAGTGTCACCCGGTGATTTCAAATCAGTCGGTTGAACAATGGCGAGCGGCTTTTCGAACCAGATATCGTAAGGAACATCGTCGAGTTGTTTTTTCCCGGTCTCGTTGACGGTGACCCCTGCGGGTAGCTGGTCGCCGGTGTTCGACGAATTGCCAGCAGATTGAGTCATTTTACCGGTATTAGCGTCACCGGGACGGGTAGCTGAATTCGAACTCTCCGTTGAATTAGAGAGTGCACCCGCCGAGTTGGATGGGGGTACGGAGTCGTTTCCGCAACCTGGGATCATCAAAAGACAAATCAGGAGAACGATTGTGCCGCGCAGATTGGAACAGAGAAACTGTTGCAAGTTCACATCCATGAGCTGAACAAAGTGGTAGCGTTCACGAACACTACCCTATAGAAAAGCAAGTGCCGGAATTTACGTCAAGGAACTGAGACGGGATTTATATTTCAGTTGCTCAAGCCAGCACAAAAAACCTACTCCTCCCAGTTTACAAAACGCCACTGGGGATTCTAACCCTGTTTCCGGCCCATCCGATATTTGCGGAAGAATTGATGAACTTGACCGGAATCACGGTTCCCAGCTGTAAACTGGTCATTTAAGGTAAGATGGTAGAGGCGAATGATGTTTTCGATTACGGGACACGCTACTTAGCTTGGAACGATTCGAAAACGGAATTCCTATCACGACCCTCGACACAAGATTTCACTCCTGATGGGAACAGAGGGTGGTAATCTGAAACGGAGATCTCTGAATGAAAGGTTTCCTTTTTGCAACAAACCCCTATTTCCTGAACTGAAACAGCTTCGGTTCTCGTCTCGCTCGCAACAGTAAAAGAAGTGTCTGGAAAAGATAAGAGGCCGGTTTTCTTGCGCTGTTGTCCTGAGTGGAACAATCTGAAAAGTCCCTTTGGGAAACAGAGACATTGAGAGAAAAAAGTTTTGCGCCCTCCAAGGGGCGCGATATGTTTTTACTGTTTACTGAATGAAATCCCGAACCCGCGCCTCGATGGCAGGCACTACTGTTATGAATCTGTTCTCTTCCAACCTTTCTCTGGAAAAGAACCATGACATGCCCATACCATCAACATACCGACAACGGGAAATTCGAAAGTGGGTTTCGAACAGGAGAACAGTTCTAGAAATGAGATCAGGTGAGTGGATTTGTTCTGAATCAACAACCAAGAGAACTCATGCCTGGACTGATCGGGAAGAGTATTTGTTCATGCCGAATGAGGTCTCATTATTCAGCGTACATGAACTCCCTATTATGAATTCGACGACGTTCAATTCTGTTACAGAATGACAAGGAAGGAATATATAATGAAGAAATTAGTGGCTTTAACATTGGTTGCCACACTGCTTGCCGTCGGCTCGCAGTACGGTAACGCCAAATCAAAACAAACTTCGCAGATTCCTGCAGAGGTAGGATTCTTTTACGTTCCTGGAAAAATGCAAGTCGTTTCCCATCTGGAAGAAGCTCGCCTGCAAAAGGAAAAACCGGAATTATTGGAGGTTGCTTTCCAAGCACCTCTGGAAGCTCCTCCCGTTGAACCGTTGACTATTTATCCTGAACAGCCAACTTCTGTTTACTCGGAGCAAGTGGTTTCCTCCACTCCAATGCAACTTTACCACCGGGTGGAAGTCGAGGATCGCCACAACATTCATCCCTGTGCGGTCACCAAGATTGTTTCCGTTCTGGATCCCTGCCCTCCAACTTGCTGTGCAACGAATTGTGGTTCTTGCGATAGCTGTAACAACAGTTGCGGTAGCTGCTGCCCGCAGGGCTGTGTTTTTGTGCAAATTTGTGTGCCTCCCTATGGCTGCCCTGAAGTCAAAATCAGCCGTCACGGTAGCAAAGTGAAATACGATTATGGTTCGTATGAAGTCGAACTCACCTCACGCAATGGGGTTGTAGAAGTCGATTACGACGATTGATCATAAGGATGATTTAAATTTAAGAGTAACCAAGAGCCGGATCGATTCGTCGATCCGGCTTTTTTTGTATCTCAAAGCCCGGCAGCCTGAAGAGCCAGTTCGATCAAGACGCGAAGGAACTTCTACGGCTGTGGAGAGGCTGCGGCCACTGGCGCGTCCTCGACTTAGGCAATAACTTCTTCTCTTCGTCTGCGCATACTTACAAGCAGATCGCTCCTGACCCTCATGATGACTCTTATAACTGCTGAGGAGAGGGCGCAAAAAAGAGGTCGGGGAGAAGGCTCGCCCGACCTCTTCTGATCGAATTGATTGCCTGTTTAAAAATCAGGGCATCGATTTCAAAACACTTATTTCACAACGGGAATCGCATACAGATGCGACCGGTCGGTTACAAACAGGGTTCCGTTGGCGATCGTTGGTGTACTGTAGATGGAAGAACTGAAGTGATACTCGATGATATCGTCTTCGTTCAGTTCTGCCCCTTCGGAAATGATCGCGAGGTCACCATCTTCATCACCAATGAGAATTTTCCCATCGACGACCATAGGAGAACCCCAGACAGCGGCGAACAGGTCGTATTCCCAGTTCCGTTTGCCAGTCGCGAAATCGATGCAGTGTAACCGGCCGGAAAGATCGGCCGCATAGACAAGTCCATTATGAACGGCGACTGTTGAAATCGTTCGACGATAGATTTCCGTGTCTTCTTCACCGGTTACAGAACCGTCGGAATCCATACCACCATAATGCCAGATTTGGGCCGAGTTCTCATTTTCGGAACCATCTTCGGTTACGGGAGAGACGTCACCCGTCTTAGTGGCGTCGATTCGATAGAGGTGACCAACCCCTTCTCCGTGTTCCGGGTCCTGGCCTACTCCGAGGAGGACGCTGTTTTCGAAGAATACCGGAGTCGAGATAATCGCGTTACGCGATCCGAGACCACCAAGAACCCATTTGGAATCTTTGGGGTTCAGGTCGAACTTCCAGAGCATATTCGCTTCGTCGGCATCTGCATCAAATGAATACAACCAGCCGTCTCCGCCTGGGAAGTACACCTGAGCCTGGCCATTGACGACACCAATCGCGGGAGAACCCCACTGACCGTGCAGAATTTGATCGAAGGGAGTGTTGTCTTCCCAGATCACTTCGCCCGTGTTTTTATCAATACAGAGGAAGCAGGGAGAGCGAGGTGAAGGAATCTCCAGGTGAGCTTCGTCGACCCCGTTGGAAGTCAGAATGAAGATACGGTCTTTGTAGATCAGGGGTGAGCTGGTCGCCAGATTGTGCGGGAACACGCCCAGATCTTCAATCATGTCGAGTGACCAGATGATATCGCCGTCCAACTCATCAGTATCTGCTTCGTCGGTATACGGACCATCGTTTTCACCATCGTGGAAACCTTCCATATCGACGCACATGACTTCCGCACGGTTGGTAACGACCCACATGCGGCCATCTTCGATACAGGGAGTTGAACAAATCCCCTGCTCCGGCCAGTCGTTAACTCGTCCCTGGGGAAGTTTTTCTCGAGTGAGTTGCCACAGCATTTCGCCAGTTTCCTCATCGAAACAAAGGACCACACCTCGGTCGCCTTTGTGCTGGGGACGGTACTCGGCACCATTATTCGTGCCCACAAGTACTTTGCCACCGCCGACAGTCGGGTTCCCGTAAGTCTGTGAACCCAGGTCCGAAACCCATTTCACTGAGTCCGATTCATCGATGTATTCTGAACCCAGGTCCAGGTTGAGTTTTTTTGTTTTGTTGACCATGTTCCGTGTGATGTCACCACCCCACATCGGCCAGTCTCCCGCGACATCTGCATTTTCAGCAGCGGGTTTTTCGGTAGCAGCTTCTGCCGCAGGTGCTTCCTTGGCTGGTTTCTCTTCTACTGGTTTTTCCTCAGCCGGTTTTGGATCTTCAGCCTTGGGCTCTTCTGGCTTGGGATCAGTTGCTTCAACAGGGGCCGGTTTAGGAGCAGCGACTGGGTCTTTTTCTTCCGGCTTTGCTTCTGGTTTCGGATCCGCAGGTTTCGCTTCTTTCGGTGCAGGTTCCGGTTTAGCAGGAACAGGTTTTTCTTCAGGTGCCGGGTCCTCGGCTTTTACGGGCTCGACCGGTTCTTCAACCGGCTTTGCTTCCGGTTTCATTTCCGGCTTTGGTTCTTCGATAGGGGTAATGACGTTTTCATCTAAATCTGACCCTGCTTCTGGTTCTTCAATAACCGGTTCAGAGACAGTCTCTTCCTCAATCACGATCTCCTCGGAAGAGGATGAATCGGGAGGCGTGCATCCGGAGAAAATCAAACTTCCCGTTAACAGAGAGCAGCCCGTCAGCCAGACAAATTTAGTGTTGGTGAATTTCATGAGATTCATTTACAGCAATCCTTATGAGCCGGTTTATTTCTTTACCAGTTGAAACTCGGCCTGATTAACTTAACGATAAATGCAGAATGGGACAGACAGAAGAAGTGACTCCATCACTGTCTATTAATGTCGTTAACGAAAAAGACACTATCCGA is part of the Polystyrenella longa genome and harbors:
- a CDS encoding PQQ-binding-like beta-propeller repeat protein, giving the protein MNLMKFTNTKFVWLTGCSLLTGSLIFSGCTPPDSSSSEEIVIEEETVSEPVIEEPEAGSDLDENVITPIEEPKPEMKPEAKPVEEPVEPVKAEDPAPEEKPVPAKPEPAPKEAKPADPKPEAKPEEKDPVAAPKPAPVEATDPKPEEPKAEDPKPAEEKPVEEKPAKEAPAAEAATEKPAAENADVAGDWPMWGGDITRNMVNKTKKLNLDLGSEYIDESDSVKWVSDLGSQTYGNPTVGGGKVLVGTNNGAEYRPQHKGDRGVVLCFDEETGEMLWQLTREKLPQGRVNDWPEQGICSTPCIEDGRMWVVTNRAEVMCVDMEGFHDGENDGPYTDEADTDELDGDIIWSLDMIEDLGVFPHNLATSSPLIYKDRIFILTSNGVDEAHLEIPSPRSPCFLCIDKNTGEVIWEDNTPFDQILHGQWGSPAIGVVNGQAQVYFPGGDGWLYSFDADADEANMLWKFDLNPKDSKWVLGGLGSRNAIISTPVFFENSVLLGVGQDPEHGEGVGHLYRIDATKTGDVSPVTEDGSENENSAQIWHYGGMDSDGSVTGEEDTEIYRRTISTVAVHNGLVYAADLSGRLHCIDFATGKRNWEYDLFAAVWGSPMVVDGKILIGDEDGDLAIISEGAELNEDDIIEYHFSSSIYSTPTIANGTLFVTDRSHLYAIPVVK
- a CDS encoding cytochrome c, producing MTQSAGNSSNTGDQLPAGVTVNETGKKQLDDVPYDIWFEKPLAIVQPTDLKSPGDTMNSAAPHSDPKSAPAAGSSPSMTSATNEPNESASSSDWDSLVSPSVLEEEVTRISISLGGYLNQLGSFNRTRNEIAEESEALKAVALVASQLQEELRWKEQALILVDCGARLVEQSETAGRASFTSAQVPLQQIRSVLNGEQVTLDHQVNQEVNFSDRVDRGAVMYRMESAFNWLAENIDSEGKLKSEQKTALRETAILTMLGKIIASPGYPSAEEAGYHEEAAGFTTTAKGMQSAIQANDFGTFQTNLDRLEKHCADCHADYRFE
- a CDS encoding aminotransferase class IV, which gives rise to MTEPLVFLKGEMVPASQAHLNIYDQGIVLGATVTEMIRTFRHQPFRLKEHIDRLFRSMKYMEFDIQLTRENLATRLTELVQHNAGLIEQDDELGLVIFVTPGENLMYAGSAAAGVNMVPTLCAHTFPLPFEFWAEKMQTGSHLVISSTRHVPPQCYHPNMKYRSRMHYYLADLEARKVDPQAAALLLDLNGNVTETSGANFLIVEGGTIVSPTLTNTLPGVSRQVVIELADELGIPFEVRDFQSFQAINADEAMTTTTPYCVMPVTSINKHAIGSGKPGPIVQQLQEAWSKKIGYDLFAQIQNGATRRTAART
- a CDS encoding ArnT family glycosyltransferase, translated to MEAWSRNCFSSIRVLLLVALSVRLVLALGLQIYLDQTPDRSFLIAGDAAGYWELASNIAAGEPYEIYDPPRQILRMPGFPVVLTIPIKLFEGSFLAARIWLALFGVLAVYLCYRLALELADGKTAILAAWLVALHPVMAGFSVVILSETCFAASLLASLWSLQRIQAHPDSSLFPVMAGVLAAVATYMRPVWILFPLIWAVYQLFVQQRKTIVGRNLLLILIGMALTLSPWVYRNYQVSGQFVVTSLWSGPSLYDGFNPNATGASDMTFFETDNLPATMSEYEVDQEYRQRAWQFARKNPWRSFELAGLKAVRFWRPWPVAEEVSSPLIAWGIGGLNTILYLVVLLAIWRFRNRSDLLFYTLTPLIYFAVIHMLFVGSLRYRLPAEYPLLILAALFLSKSRNNREIDEQGAVRMNAK
- a CDS encoding S1C family serine protease, which gives rise to MSSVSFVRMLTTLAGILFLFLSQLAATGSAAEVIELRSGHKIMGDVLKADTSLVYVDIGVDVLKIPVEEIKTRRPIEEGEKIEEVKGPAESKSLYSTATLPDKGLKELVEQFGKGVVLIETPSGLGSGFIINDDGYCITNYHVVEQETRIAVTLFQRNERNEFTRHRINDVKIIAMNPYFDLALLQIPRQKGIPFHPVYLAESADYQEGDDVFAIGNPHGLERSVSQGIVSTRNRNFQGIVFIQTTAQINPGNSGGPLFNERGEVLGVTNMKLQLSEGLGFAIPVAYLKHFLDNYDAFAFDEKNPNTGYHYLDPPVRTNFDKLPR